The following coding sequences lie in one Niabella agricola genomic window:
- the glgB gene encoding 1,4-alpha-glucan branching protein GlgB, whose translation MPIDIKKLQETFEMANYIDTSKTVWNYSLLTEEDVRNFQNGTNYSLYEKFGSHSIQVNGEWGMYFCVWAPNAQFVFVTGNFNDWDKITHPLAARWDHSGIWEGFIPGFGMGELYKYHIVGAQNTVTDKGDPFAHYWELRPMTASISWDLFYEWNDVEWMANRKKKNALDAPWSVYEVHLGSWQRPDASDEHSYNSYDQLITSLVPYVKGMGFTHVELMPVTEYPFDGSWGYQTTGYFAPTSRFGDPQGFMRLVDAFHQAGIGVILDWVPSHFPYDAHGLYLFDGEHTYEYADMRKGYHPDWNSYIFNYKRGEVKSFLISSARFWLERFHIDGLRVDAVSSMLKLNYSRNEGAWEPNEFGGDGNLEAITFIKHLNEAIYRDFPDVQTIAEEATDWPGVSRPTFEDGLGFGMKWMMGWMHDSLDYFKLDPVHRKYHQNDFTFSMMYYYDENFMLPISHDEVVHGKSPLIYKMPGDLWQKFANLRLFFTYMWTHPGAKLLFMGSEFGQTSEWNYKSELDWSLLQHNSHKGVQQCLRALNAVLVQEPAMYANQFNKDGFEWVDLNHRTETVIVYKRKGLKAEDDLLILLNMTPEVRYDWVVTVSGKAYTEELFNSDGKVYDGTGDVFNKDIRCERIDEGMQQYRITINLPPLAGIILK comes from the coding sequence ATGCCAATAGATATAAAAAAACTCCAGGAAACATTTGAAATGGCTAATTATATCGATACTTCCAAAACGGTATGGAACTATTCGCTGCTGACGGAGGAGGATGTCCGGAACTTTCAAAATGGCACGAATTATTCGTTGTATGAAAAATTCGGATCGCATTCCATACAGGTAAACGGCGAATGGGGCATGTATTTTTGTGTGTGGGCGCCTAATGCACAGTTTGTGTTTGTAACCGGAAATTTTAACGACTGGGACAAGATCACGCATCCGTTAGCAGCCCGCTGGGATCATAGCGGTATCTGGGAAGGCTTTATACCCGGCTTTGGAATGGGAGAGTTATATAAATATCATATCGTAGGTGCGCAAAATACGGTAACCGATAAAGGGGACCCCTTTGCACACTACTGGGAGCTGCGGCCGATGACGGCTTCCATTTCCTGGGATCTGTTTTACGAGTGGAACGATGTGGAATGGATGGCAAACCGGAAGAAGAAGAATGCACTCGATGCGCCCTGGAGTGTGTATGAAGTGCACTTGGGCAGCTGGCAGCGCCCGGATGCTTCAGACGAACATTCCTATAATTCGTACGATCAGCTCATCACAAGCCTGGTGCCCTATGTAAAGGGAATGGGCTTTACGCATGTGGAACTCATGCCGGTAACCGAATATCCGTTTGACGGAAGCTGGGGGTACCAGACCACGGGTTATTTTGCGCCAACTTCCCGGTTTGGAGATCCGCAGGGATTTATGCGGCTGGTGGATGCTTTTCACCAGGCCGGCATCGGTGTGATCCTGGATTGGGTACCATCGCATTTTCCATATGATGCGCACGGGTTGTATTTATTTGACGGCGAACACACCTACGAATACGCTGATATGCGGAAAGGATACCATCCCGACTGGAATTCATATATCTTCAACTACAAAAGAGGAGAGGTAAAATCTTTTCTGATCAGTAGTGCCCGTTTCTGGTTAGAGCGGTTCCATATCGATGGATTACGCGTGGATGCGGTAAGCTCGATGCTCAAGCTCAACTATTCAAGGAATGAAGGAGCGTGGGAACCTAATGAATTCGGAGGAGACGGGAATCTGGAGGCGATTACATTCATCAAACACCTGAATGAAGCCATCTATCGCGATTTTCCGGATGTGCAAACCATCGCCGAAGAGGCAACGGACTGGCCAGGGGTTTCCCGGCCTACCTTTGAAGACGGGCTTGGTTTTGGTATGAAATGGATGATGGGTTGGATGCATGATTCACTGGATTATTTTAAACTGGACCCGGTACACCGTAAATATCATCAGAACGACTTTACGTTTAGCATGATGTATTATTACGACGAGAACTTTATGTTGCCCATCAGTCATGACGAGGTGGTGCATGGTAAAAGTCCGCTGATCTATAAGATGCCCGGCGATCTCTGGCAGAAGTTTGCCAATCTCCGCCTGTTCTTTACCTATATGTGGACGCATCCCGGAGCCAAGTTATTGTTCATGGGTTCGGAGTTTGGGCAAACCTCCGAGTGGAATTATAAATCAGAGCTCGACTGGTCCCTGTTACAGCATAACAGTCATAAGGGCGTACAGCAATGTTTGCGCGCCCTGAACGCGGTGCTGGTGCAGGAACCAGCCATGTATGCAAACCAGTTTAATAAAGACGGATTTGAATGGGTAGACCTGAATCATCGCACCGAAACGGTGATCGTATATAAACGGAAAGGCCTAAAGGCGGAAGACGATCTGCTGATCCTGTTGAACATGACGCCCGAAGTACGTTATGATTGGGTAGTAACGGTTTCGGGCAAGGCATATACGGAGGAGCTGTTTAACTCGGATGGAAAAGTGTATGACGGAACGGGCGACGTGTTTAATAAAGACATTCGTTGCGAACGGATTGACGAAGGAATGCAGCAGTACCGGATCACCATTAACCTGCCGCCGCTGGCAGGAATCATTTTGAAATAG